GGGCGCCACGCGCTTCGTCGCCTATCGCGACAGCGTCTCGGCGAGCGGCGGCGCGCCGCCGTACGTCTATTCGATCTCGGCGGGTGCGCTGCCGTCCGGGCTCGCGCTCGATGACAGCACCGGAGTCATCTCGGGGACGCCGGGAGCCTTTGGGACGTTCCAGTTCGCGGTGCTCGCGACCGACGTCGCCGGCTGCTCCGGCAACCGCGCCTACACGCTGGTGGTGAGCTCGGGTTGCCCGGCGATCAGCATCCTTCCGGCGTCGCTCCCGGACGGATCGCTCACCGTGGCGTACTCCCAGACCCTGACTGCGAGCGCGGGACACGCCCCCTATACGTTCGCCGTCACGGCCGGGGCGCTTCCCGGGGGTCTCGCGCTCGCGACCGGCGGCCTTCTGTCGGGCATGCCGACGGCGCCCGACAGCGCCGGGTTCACGGTCACGGCGACGGATTCCAATGGCTGCACCGGCAGCCGCGAATACACGCTCGTGATCCACGCGCTGCCGGCCGCGGTCGGCAATCTCGCCGCCCTGCAGACCCAGAGCGGCAACGACAACGACGGCACGGTCAGGATCCAGGTCACGTTCACGATGCCGCCCGGCGCCACCAGCGCCGAGGTGTATCGGGCCGGATTCGGGCACTACCCGCAATACGACGATGCCGGCGGAACGGTGCCGGCTCTCCCGAGCTACCCGCCGAGCTCGCCGTGGGTGCTCACCGCCGTCAACGCGAGCGGTCAGTTCGACGAGCCGGCGAGCCGCGACTTCTACTATTACGTGGCGTTCGTGAAGAACGCGGGCGGGGGGCGCTCGGCGGTCTCCAACCGCTCGAACGGCGCGCTCAACTATCACCTCGGCGACGTGTCGGACGGCGTCACCGCCGGCGCGGGAAACAATCACGTCGGCGATGAGGACATCTCGTTGCTCGGCGCTCACTACGGCATCACCGAGCCGGCGATCAGTGCGGCTGGTGTCGCCTATCTCGACGTCGGTCCCACCACCGACCTGCAGGTCACTTCCCGGCCGTTCACCGACCATCGCATCGACTTCGAAGATCTGATCGTCTTCGCGACCAACTACGAGGCGGTATCGGGGCCGGCGCTGCTGGCGCGCGCGACGCGGGCCGCGCCACTGTCCTCGGCCGGAGCCGGGCCGCTGGCCCCGCCGCCGGCGAACGAAGACTTCACGATCCAGGCGCCGGCCCTGGTCGACGCGGGCGCGACGTTCGGCGCCGCGCTCTCGCTCGATGCCGGCGGCCGCGTGCAGGGCTTCTCGGCGCACCTCGCCTGGAACGCGTCGGTGGTGGAACCGGTCGGCTACGAGTCGGGCGGCTTCGTGGAAGGTCAGGGAGGCGTCGTGCTGTCACCGGCCGCCGGCGTGGTGGACGGGGCGCTGCTCGGCGCGCGCGAGCGCGGCCTCTCGGGATCGGGCACCGTGGCGGTGGTTCGGTTCCGCGCCCTGCGTGCCGGCGATCCCGGGATTCGGATCGCGGCGGTCGTGGCGCGCGACCGTTTCAACCGCGACGTCGTCACCGAGGAACGGGCCGCGGTGCTGCGACCCGCGCGCACCGAGCTGATGGCGGCGGCGCCCAATCCCGCACGCGGGCGCACCCGGCTCGAATTCAGCCTGTCGGACCCCGGCGATGTCGAGCTCTCCATCTTCGGAGTCGACGGCCGGCGCGTGCGGACCCTCGCGAAGGGAACGCGGGAGCCGGGTGTCTACCACGAGATCTGGGACGGTAGCGATGACGGCGGGAGAGTGGTCGCGCCGGGAATCTATTACGTGCATCTGGTGGCGGGCGGGCGGCGGTTCGTGAAGTCGCTGGCGTATCTAAGGTAGGGAGTGGAAGTCGTGGCTCGAGTCGCTCCGTCGGCGCGTGTGCTCCTGGCCAGCCTGGTGGTGCTCGGCGGGATCGCGGTGGGCTGGGCACCGGCAGGCGCGCAATCCGCGCGTGACGACTTCTACGTCACCAACGGGACGGTGAACGCGACCGCCCTTGCCGGCGGCATCCTCTACGTCGGCGGCAGCTTCACCAACGTCGGGCCGGTCACCGGCGGCGGCGTGCCGCTCGACGCGGCCAGCGGCGCGCTGGCCGGCGGTTTCCCGCGGGTGGTGGGCGAGGTGGACGTGGCGATCCCCGACCTCGCCGGTGGCTGGTACATCGGCGGTCTGTTCACGACCGTGGGTGGCCAGCCGAGATCCAATCTCGCCCACGTGCTCGCCGATCTCTCGGTCTCGCCCTGGAATCCCGGTACCAACGGGCAGGTGCGCGCATTGGCGTTCGCGGATTCGGTCGTGTACCTGGGCGGAGCGTTCAGCGCCGTGGGCGGGCAGCCGCGGAATCGCATCGCCGCCGTGGACACCGCCGGCGACGTGACGGCCTGGGACGCGAACGCCAACGGCCTGGTGCTGAGCCTCGCGCTCGGATCGTCCGCGCTCTACGCCGGCGGCGCCTTCACCAGCCTCGGCGGTCAGACGCGCAACCGAATCGCCGCGCTCGATCGGGGCAGCGCCGCAGCCACCGGCTGGAATCCGAGTGCCAACAATCAGGTGAGCGCACTGCTGCTCGATTCGGGGCTGGTCTATGCAGGCGGCAGCTTCACCAGCATCGGCGGGGCGGGGCGCAATCGAATCGCGGCCCTCGACACGCTGGTCGGCGCCGCGACCTCCTGGAATCCCAATGCCAACAGTCAGGTGCTCTCGCTCGCGCGAACTTCGAGCGCCGTCGTCGCGGCCGGGGTCTTCACCTCGATCGGCGGCCAGATTCGCAATCGCCTCGCCGAGCTCGATCCCGCGAGCGGGCTCGCCAACGGCTGGAACCCGAATCTGAACGGGCAGGTGTCGGCGGTGCTGGTGAACGCCGACACCGTCATCGCCGGCGGCAGCTTCACGCTCGCGTCCGGGCAGCCGCGTAGCAATCTCGCGGCCCTCGATGGCGGGACCGGCTCGCTGCTCGCCTGGAATCCCTGCG
This genomic window from Candidatus Sulfotelmatobacter sp. contains:
- a CDS encoding putative Ig domain-containing protein: GATRFVAYRDSVSASGGAPPYVYSISAGALPSGLALDDSTGVISGTPGAFGTFQFAVLATDVAGCSGNRAYTLVVSSGCPAISILPASLPDGSLTVAYSQTLTASAGHAPYTFAVTAGALPGGLALATGGLLSGMPTAPDSAGFTVTATDSNGCTGSREYTLVIHALPAAVGNLAALQTQSGNDNDGTVRIQVTFTMPPGATSAEVYRAGFGHYPQYDDAGGTVPALPSYPPSSPWVLTAVNASGQFDEPASRDFYYYVAFVKNAGGGRSAVSNRSNGALNYHLGDVSDGVTAGAGNNHVGDEDISLLGAHYGITEPAISAAGVAYLDVGPTTDLQVTSRPFTDHRIDFEDLIVFATNYEAVSGPALLARATRAAPLSSAGAGPLAPPPANEDFTIQAPALVDAGATFGAALSLDAGGRVQGFSAHLAWNASVVEPVGYESGGFVEGQGGVVLSPAAGVVDGALLGARERGLSGSGTVAVVRFRALRAGDPGIRIAAVVARDRFNRDVVTEERAAVLRPARTELMAAAPNPARGRTRLEFSLSDPGDVELSIFGVDGRRVRTLAKGTREPGVYHEIWDGSDDGGRVVAPGIYYVHLVAGGRRFVKSLAYLR